The Amycolatopsis sp. NBC_01480 genome segment CGATGGTGGCGCACGCCGTGGGACTGATCGCCGGCACCGGCTGCTCGGCCTGCCCGAGGGCGAGGGCGATGTGCGCGGCGCGGACGGCGTCGATCACTGCACCGAGGTCGACGAGCTCGGCCAGGGCGTCGTCCGGCAGGCCTGTGGTCACCGGTAGGCCTTCATGAAGCTGTCGTCGGCCAGCTCGCCGTAGCCCGGGATCCGGGTGAGCATGGCGCTTTCGGCGAGCATCCGCATCCACCGGTCACTGCCCGCGGGGTCGATCGCGACGGTCTCCCAGACCGCGCTCCCGGTCATCTGACGGGTGGCGTCGCGCAGGATCCCGAGGTCCTTGCCCGGCCAGCGCGCGGTGAGGATCCCGTCGATCGTCTCCGCCGGTGCCGAGGGCAGGCGCTGCATCGCGGCGTCGATGCAGCCGACAAGCGGGTGAACCGGTCTCGCAGCTCTTCGACGCGATCGGTGCGGCAGTAGTAGACGCTGTTGGGCATGATCCCGCCCTGCTCGAGGTTGCGGAACACGATCCGCCCCTGGCCGGTGGCTTCGAGTTCGAGCGCCGAGACGAGGTCCAGGATGATCGCGTCGCCGAGCCCGGCGCCGAACAGCTCGACCAGCATCGGGGTCGAGAGGTCCCGGACGAAGGTGACCTCGTCCGGGTCGGCGCCCGCTTCCCGGATCAGCCCGGCGGTGACCGCGTAGGGCGCGCTGCCGCCGATGCCGGGCGCGAGGACAACCTTGCCGGCGAGGTCGCCCAGGGTGAAGGCGTCCGGGGCGCCGCGGTGCACGATCGCCTTGGGCGCCTGGTGGTTGAGCTGGCAGATCACCGTCAGCGCGCGGGCGGTGCCGGCGTACATGCCGGGCACCCAGAGCCCGCCCAGCGCGAGGTCGGCGTCACCGGAGGCCAGGTCGTCCAGGACGCCGGTCCACGGGTCGCAGGCGCGGGCGGTCACCGACAGGCCCGCGTCGCAGAAGAGGCCGGTCGTGTCGGCGAGGTACTCGGGCAGGTAGTTGAGACCGTTGGCGGTCGCGGAAATGCGCAGTGTTTCCAAGGGTTTTCTCCGTTTCGAGTCAGGCGGGGGCGTCTTCGTTGATCTGTTCCAAAGTCCGGGCGCGGGTCTCGGGAGCGAACCGCGAAGCCAGGACGAGCAGGGCGTACATCACCGCGACCATGCCGAACACCCCGGTGAGGCCGAACGCGGCGAAGAGGGCGACGGCGAGGAACGGCATGACCGCGCCGGCGATGTTGCCGATGCCGTTGACGATCGAGGTGCCGGTCGCGCGGATCGACGTCGGGTACAGCTCCGGCGACCAGACCGCGAGCGTCGTGTTGGTGATCATCGTGAAGAACTGGAAGAGGGCGCCGAGCACGAGGATCAGCACGGTCGAGTCGCCGAAGGCCGCGAACGCCGCGGCCGTGACGCAGCCGAGCGCGCCCGCGCAGCCCACGGCGCCGCGCCGGCCGACCCGCCCCGCCAGCCAGGCGGCGGCGCAGGCGCCGAGCAGCGAGCCGACGTTCATGATCATGGTGAACAGCAGGCTGTCCGAAATGGAGTAACCGCGCTCCACGAGCAGAGTCGGCATCAGGAAGTTGAGTGTCACCTGCGCGCCGAAGGCCATCCAGGAGGCGGCACCGATCGAGAGCGTGCGAGGCAGCACGGCGCGGGCGAAGACCGCTGCGGGAGAGGACTTGAGCTGGCGTACGGGCACGTCCGCGGTCGTCAGCGGGCCACCGGCGGTCGTTTCCGTGGTGTGTTTGAGGGAGCCGGACGCGAGGATCGCGAGCGAGCGGTTGGCGTCCTCGACGCGGCCCTTGGCGAGCAGGAACCGGGGCGTTTCCGGGAGGCGGCGCCGGTAGAGGACGACGAGCAGCGCCGGGAGCGCGAGGAACAGGAAGGTCCAGCGCCACACCAGGTGGTCGCCGCCGAGCGCCGGGGCGAGCGGGCCGAGGAGCAGGAAGAACAATCCGTAGGACAGGAAGTTGCCAACGCCGCCGGAACCGATGTTGAGGGTCGCGACCAGCGCGCCCCGGTGCCGGGTGGCGACCATCTCGGCGAGCATCGCGATGCCGATGGTGAACTCGCCGCCCAGCCCGACGCCCACCACGAAGCGGCTGGCCAGCATCATGTCGTAGTTCACGGCGACCGCGCTGAGCAGGCCGCCGAGGGTGTAGAGCAGCAGGTTCAGCGACAGCGACGCACGTCGGCCGTACCGGTCGGCGAGCCACCCGCCGGCGAGCCTGCCGGCCAGCCCGCCGAGCACGGTGAAGGTGTTGATCGTGGTCAGCTGGGTGTCGGTGATCCCGAGCGAGGCTTTGAGGTTCGCACCCATCGCGCCGACGGAGTTCTGCTCGAGGGTGTCGAAGAACATCCCGGCGAGGATGAGCATGAGCACCCAGAACTGGGCGCGGCTGAAGCCGACGCGGTCGAGGTGCAGGGCGAGGGTGCCGGAGGCAGCGCGCTCCGGGCTGTGGGTCGAGGCCATGGGCTGGGCTCCCATCGGGAGAGACGGCCGAGCAACGAACCCCTGTTTTGTATACGAGACTTGTTGCCAGGACGTTATCACGTGTGCCAATGACGTGAACCAGTCAGCCTGTGGAGATCTTTTGTATACGAATCAGGCTGACGGAGCGGCCTGACAGTGATAGATCCGCTCGTCCTTGAGGATGTGCTCGCCCATCAGGTAGCCCGCCTGCACCGGCGAGCCGCCGAGGATCGCGGTGGCGATCGCGGCGTGGTCAGCCCACGACGTGTCGATGCGGTCCTCGATCTCGAGCTCGAAGCCCCACGAGATCCGGCGCAGCAGTTCGTCGAGCATGCGCGCGAGCTCGGCGTTGCCCGATGCGCGGGCGACCACCTCGTGGAACTCCATGATCAGCGGAGGGAGCTGGTCCACGGCGCGGTCCTCGCCGGCCTGACGCCCGCGAGCCACGACCGCCCGCAGGTGCTCGGCCTGGTCGCCGCCGCGCGCCTCGGCGGCGAGGGTGGCGGCGAGGACTTCCAGCCCGCGCCGGACCTGCATCAGCTCGACGACGTCCTGCTGCGAGCGGGCGGAGACGGTCGCGCCCTTGTACTTCTCGGTGTTGATGAAGCCTTCGCTCTCGAGCTGGAGCAGAGCTTCGCGGATGGGCACCCGGGAGACCCCGAAGCGGGTGGCGATGGCCTCTTCCTTCAGGCGGGTCCCCGCGGGGATCGTGCCGTCGATGATCTCCGCACGCAGCACCGTCACGACCGAGTTCGACTTGGCGACCACGAAGCGAGGATATGGGAACGCGGGAGCCGGCGCTGTAGGTCCGGGGGGCGGAGTCGCTCGTGCTCGCGCCGTCAGTCCCCCTCGACGCCCGTACCCCCGTCAGCCGCCGCCGCACCGCCGGCTTTCCCGATCTGCGCGACCGACCACTCCGCCCACTCGGCCTGCATCCGCGAGAAGCGCTTGCCCCACTCCAGTGCCAGGCGGCCGTAGATCGAGGCGTTGTCCCAGTCGACGTCCGCCTCGATGCGCTCGAGGTGCTCCAGCCGCCGTTCCCCGATCTCCCCCATGCCCGCCACGTACTCCCGCGCCTGCTCCGCCGAAACCGCGTCCAGGAAGTACAGCCGCAGCAGCGACTCACTGCGCGGCGCGGGCGGGTCGTACGGCGAGAGCAGCCAGGCGCGCAGCTCCTCGTGGCCGGCCTCGGTGATCTCGTACTCCTTGCGCCCGCGCGGGCCCTCGTCGGTCACCTTGATCAGCGACGCCTTCTCCAGCTTGCCCAGCTCGCCGTAGAGCTGGCTCTGGGTGGCGGACCACACGTTGGCCATCGCCGTCTGGAAGCGCTTGAGCAGGTCGTAGCCGCTTCCGGGCTGTTCGGCGAGCAGGCCGAGCACCGCGTGTCGAAGGCTCATGCCGGTCATCTTACCTTCCACTCTTGACATGTCCAGCTCGGACGTTTTAGCTATGACATGTCATTAGTGGAATATTGGGGAGGACATCATGAACTACCTCAAGAGCTTCATCCCGTGGATCGCCTTCGCGGTGGTCTCCACCCAGTTCGACTGGCGGTACTCGGGCCTGGTCGGCCTGGTCCTCGCCGCCGGCCTGCTCGGGCTGGAACGCCGGCGCGGCAAGGCCTGGGACACGCTGGTCATCGAGCTGTCCGCCACGGTGTTCTTCGCGGTGCTGACCGTCTGGTCCTTCGCCGACCCCGGCTCGCCGCTGCACGACTACGTGGGCTCGCTGTCCGACGTCTGGCTCGCCGTCACCGCCTGGGGCTCGATCGCGGTGCGCCGGCCGTTCACCCTCGGCATCGCCAAGACGATGGTGCCGCCCGCGGTGTGGGACAACCCGGCGTTCCTGCGCGTCAACATCGTCATCACCGCGGTGTGGGCGGCGAGCTTCACCGTCGCCGGCCTGGCCTCGGCCTTGCTCCTGAACGCCGCGCCGCACGCGACCGCCGCGCTGATCGTGATCAAGGTGCTCGGCTTCGCCGTCCCCGCCTCGTTCACCGTCCACTACCGCCGGACCGTCCAGGCCCGCGCCCGGAAAGCCGCGTGAACCCATGACCACCAGCGACTTCCAGATGACCGGCGGCTACGCCCCGGTGCACGACGAGCTGACCGCCTACGACCTGCCCGTCACCGGCGCGCTGCCGCCCGAGCTGACCGGCTGGTACCTGCGAAACGGCCCCAACCCGCGGAAAGCCAGCGCGCACTGGTTCACCGGCGAGGGCATGATCCACGGCGTCCGGCTGGAGCACGGCCGCGCGGCCTGGTACCGCAACCGCTGGGTGCGCACCGAGAGCTTCGACCGGCCGGAAGCGGTGCTGTACAACGCCGACGGCTCGCGGAACCTGCGCAACGGCGAGGCCAACACCCACGTGGTCAACCACGCCGGGCGGACGCTCGCGCTCGTCGAGTCCTCGCTCCCGTACGAGATCACCCGGGAGCTGGAAACCGCAGGGCCGTACGACTTCGGCGGCGAGCTGGCCGATTCGATGACCGCGCACCCGAAGATCTGCCCGGAAACCGGGGAGCTGCACTTCTTCGGCTACGGCAGCCTGACCGCGCCGCACGTGAGCTACTACCGGGCCGACGCCGCCGGGAACCTCGTCGTGAAGCAGCCGATCGACGTGCCGGGGCTGACCATGATGCACGACTTCGCGCTCACCCGTGAGCACGTCGTGTTCTTCGACCTGCCGGTGGTGTTCGACCGGGCGTCGGTCGGGCGCGGCATCCCGTACAGCTGGAATGAGGCCTACGGCGCCCGGCTCGGGGTGCTGCGCCGCGACGACCCGGCGGGCGGCGTCCGCTGGCTGGCGATCGACCCCTGTTACGTCTTCCACACGCTCAACGCGCACGACACCGCCGACGGCCGGATCGTGCTGCACGTGGTGCGGTACGACCACATGTTCGCCGCCGGCCGCCCGCAGCCCGACGGCACGCTGTGGCGCTGGACGATCGACCCGGTGGCCGGCACCGTCACCGAGGACCACCTCGACGACCGCCGCGCCGAGTTCCCCCGGATCGACGACCGGCTGGCCGGCGCCGACTCCCGGTTCGGCCACCTGACCGCCTCGCGCGGACCGGAGGAACGCAGCTCGCTGCTGCGTCACGACTTGCACACCGGCTCCGTCGAAGAGCACCGGTTCGAAACCGGCCGCATCCCGGGAGAGGCCGTTTTCGTGCCCGCCGACGAAACCCCGGGCGGCGCGGGCTGGCTGCTCACCTACGTTTACGACGCGACCGCGGGCTCCAGTGACCTCGTGGTGCTGGACGCGCAGAACGTCGCCGCGCCGCCGGTCGCGACCGTGCACCTGCCGCAGCGCGTGCCCGCCGGCTTCCACGGGAACTGGCTGCCGGACGCGTGATCAGCGCGGCGTGCCGCGGTTCCACAGGCAGGCCCCGTATCGTCGGCATCGGGAGTCGATAAGAAAGCTTCCTGCCCAAGGGCATCGGGACGACGTGAGGAAGCGGGCTGCAGGTGGTGGGCGCGGGGATTCCGCCGGTCGGCACGCCGGCCGGGATGCGCAAGATCAATCAGCGGGCGGTGCTCGACCTGCTGCGCCGAGGGGGCCCGGCGACCCGGCCGCAGGTGGCCAAGGACACCGGGCTGTCGAAGCCGACGGTGAGCCAGGCGCTGCTGGCGCTGGAGTCCGCCGGGCTCGCGCGCGCGACCGGGCACACGTCCACGGGCACCGGCCGTTCCGCGGTGCTGTACGAGGCGGACCCCACGGCGGGTTACGTGCTGGGCGTCGACATCGGACGCGAGCACCTGCGGGTCGCGGTGTCGGACCTCGGCGGCACCGTGGTGGCGCGGCGGGACGCGCGCAACACCGCCCGGTCCGGCAGCGCGCTGGTCGCCGCCGTCGGCAAGCTCGCCGGCGAGATCGTGGCCGAAGCGGTGCTGACCGCCGCGGACATCGTGGTGCGGGTGCTCGGCTCCCCCGGCGTCGCGGACCCGGCGAAGCGGTGCTTCCGGCACGCGCCGAACCTGCCCGGCTGGGGCCGCGCCGGGCTGCTGGACGACCTGGAGGCCGCGCTCGGCCCGGACCTGATGGTGGAGAACGACGCGAACCTCACCGCCGTCGGCGAGGGGGAAAGCGGCGCGGCGCGGGGCGCTTCGGTGTTCGGCTGCATCACCATCGGCACCGGTGTCGGCATGGGCCTGATGGTGGACGGCCGGGTGTTCCGCGGCGCGACCGGCGCCGCGGGCGAGATCGGCTACCTGCCGTACGGGCGGATGCGCTCGGCCGACGAGCCGGGCGAGCCGCCCGCGCGCGGGCACCTGGAGGAGGCGACCGCAGCCCAGTCCGTGGTGCGCGGCGCCCGCGAACTCGGCCTGGGCACGGCGAAATCGGCCCGCGAGGTGTTCCGGCTGGCCCGCGAGGGCGACGAGCTGGCGCAGCGCGCCGTCGAAGCGGAGGCCGACCGGCTCGCCTACACGGTGGCCTCGGTGGCGGCCGTGATCGACCCCGAGCTGATCGTCCTGGGCGGCGGCGTCGGCACTGCCGCCGATCTCCTGCTGGAGCCCATCGACCGCGCCCTGCGCGCCTTCACCCCGCTCGTTCCGACCGTCGTGCAAGGCGAGCTTGGTGACGACGCGGTGCTGGCCGGTGCGATCAGCGTCGGGCTGCGCGCCGCGGAAGGCCTGGTGTTCGAACGGCGCTCGTGAGTGTTCACGACGGTTAGAACCGGCATAAACACTCACGAGCCGGTCCCGGCGCCGTCCGAACTGGTCGCCGGGCCCGGCGGATGGCATCATCCCCGCTGTGAGCATCGAGCCCGACCGGCGCCTGATCGACCCGGAACGCGTGGCCGCCGCCGTCGCGGGGCTGGGCGACCGGGCGGTGATCGACGAGTGGGCCGGACGGTTCGCCGTGGTGGCCGACCCGTCGAGGCTCGCGCTGCTCGTGTCCATCCACTACGCGCGGGAAATCAGCGTCACCGACCTCGCCGCCGCCACGGGCATGACCGACACCGCCGTCTCACAGGCGCTGCGGCTGCTTCGCGCGCATGGTTTGGTGACGGCGCACCGAGATGGGCGCGTAGTGCGTTACCGGCTCGCCGACGCCACCGTCCACGAACTCATCCACCACGTCCGCCCGCACCCGGACAAGCCCGCGGAAGACGGCCCGGCCCGGTAGGTTGTCGGCATGATCGGACTGCCCGACACCATCACTGCCTGCCTCTTCGACCTCGACGGGGTGCTGACCGGGACGGCCGTGCTGCACCGCGAGGCGTGGAAACGGACGTTCGACGAGTATCTGCGCACCCGGGACGGGGAGTCGTTCCGGGAGTTCACCGACCAGGACTACGCGTCCTTCGTGGACGGCCGCCCGCGCGCCGACGGTGTCCGCGAGTTTCTGCGCTCACGCGGGATCGAGTTGCCGGAGGGCACCCCGGACGACGCGGTCGACGCGCCGACCGTGAACGGCATCGGCAACCGCAAGAACGAGCTGGTGCTGAAGATCATCGAGGAGCGCGGCGTCAACCCGTACCCGGGATCGGTGCGGTACCTGGAAAAGGCGCGCGACGCGGGGCTGCGGATCGCGGTGGTGACCTCGTCGGCGAACGGCGCGAAGGTGCTCGACGCGGCCGACCTGACGAAGTTCGTCGAGGCCCGCGTCGACGGGCTGGTGATCCGGCGCGACGGCCTCAAAGGCAAGCCGGCGCCCGATTCGTTCCTGGCCGGCGCCAAGGCCCTCGGCGTCACGCCGGAGCACGCGGCGGTGTTCGAAGACGCGCAGTCCGGGGTGCAGGCCGGGAAGGCCGGCGGTTTCGGCTTCGTGGTCGGGGTGAACCGCGCGGACCAGGCGGACGAGCTGCGGGCGCACGGTGCCGACATCGTGGTCGACGACCTCGGCGATCTGCTGGAGGACAAGTGACCGACGACGTGATCTCTCCCGCGGAGCCGGCATCCGACACCGACGACGTGCTCCCTCCCGCGGAGCCGGCATCCGGCACCGGCCCGGTGAACCCCGCGCACGGCTACGAGTGCTCCCCGTGGGAGCTGCGGTGGCGCAGCATGGACGTGGATGCCTTGCAGCGCACGGAATCCGCGTTCGCGCTGTCGAACGGCCACATCGGGTTCCGCGGCACGCTCGAGGAGGCCGAGCCGCGCGGGCTGCCCGGCACGTACCTCAACGGCTTCTACGAACAGCACGAGCTGCCGTACGCCGAGGCCGGTTACGGCTACCCGGAAGCGGGCCAGACCGTGGTCAACGTGACCGAAGGCAAGATCATCCGGCTGCTGGTCGAGGACGAGCCGCTCGACATGCGCTACGGCGTCGCGGACGAGCACGACCGGGTGCTCGACTTCCGCACCGGCACGCTCCGGCGCACCACCGTGTGGTCCTCCCCCACCGGCCGCCGGGTCCGGGTGACGACCGAGCGGCTGGTGTCGTTCACGCAGCGGGCCATCGCCGCCATCCGGTACGAGGTGGAGCCGCTCGACGAGGACCTGCAGCTGGTGGTGCAGTCCGATCTGCTGGCCAACGAGCCGGTCGAGTCGGAAACCCACGACCCGCGGGTGGCGGCGGCGCTGGACTCGCCGCTGGTGGGCGAGTTCTGCCACGCGGCGGACTACGAGGCGGTGCTGGTGCACCGGACCCGCGTGTCCGGGCTGCGGATGGCGGCCGCGATGGACCACGACATCGAGGTGGACGACGGCATCCGCACGCACATCCAGGCCGAGGACGACCTGGCGCGCCTCACCGTGGCCGTCGACGTGCCGAAGGGCGGGCGGCTGCGGATCACCAAGTACCTCGCGTACGGCTGGTCCGCGCAGCGTTCGGCGCCCGCGCTGCGGGCACAGGCCGAGGCCGCGCTGGGCGGCGCGCGCAAGACCGGCTGGGACGGGCTGGTCGAGGAGCAGCAACAGTTCCTCGACGACTTCTGGGCGACGTCCGACATCGAGATCGAGGGCGACCCCGAACTTCAGCAGGCCGTCCGCTTCGCGCTCTTCCACCTGCTGCAGGCCGGCGCCCGCGGGGAGAGCCGGGCGATCCCGGGCAAGGGCCTGACCGGGCCGGGTTACGACGGGCACGCGTTCTGGGACACCGAAACCTTCGTGCTGCCGGTGCTCACCTACACCACGCCGGACGCGGCGCGGGATGCCCTGCGCTGGCGTCACTCCACTTTGGACAAAGCCAGGGAGCGCGCGACCCAGCTCGGCCTGCACGGCGCGGCCTTCCCGTGGCGCTCGATCAACGGCGCCGAATGCTCGGCGTACTGGCCCGCGGGCACGGCGGCGTTCCACGTCAGCGCCGACATCTCCGACGCCGTGGTGCGCTACCTCAACGCGACCGGGGACGAGGACTTCGAGCGCCTGCACGGCGCCGAGCTGCTCGTGGAGACCGCGCGGATGTGGGCCTCACTCGGGCATTTCGACCGGCACGGGAAGTTCCGCATCGACGGCGTCACCGGCCCGGACGAGTACTCCGCGGTGGCGGACAACAACATCTACACGAACCTGATGGCGCGGCGGAACCTGCTCGCCGCGGCCGAGGTGTGCACGCGGCGCCCGGCGCTCGCGCAGGAACTCGGCGCGGACACCACCGAGGTGGACACCTGGCGCGCGGCGGCGGATGCGATGGTGCTGCCGTACGACCGGGAACTCGGCATCCACCCGCAGTCGGAGGGCTTCCTGGAGCACGACGAGTGGGACTACGCGGCCACTGAGCCGGACTTCTACCCGCTGCTGCTGAACTTCCCGTACTTCGACCTGTACCGCAAGCAGGTGGTGAAGCAGGCGGACCTGGTGCTGGCGCTGCACCTGTGCGGCGACTCGTTCAGCCCGGAGGAGAAGGCCCGCGACTTCGCCTACTACGAGGCCCGCACGGTGCGCGACTCCTCGCTCTCGGCCGGCACCCAGGCCGTGATCGCCGCCGAGGTCGGGCACCTGGACCTGGCCTACGACTACCTCGCCGAGGCCGCGCTGACCGACCTGCACGACGTGCACAACAACGTCCGCAACGGCCTGCACATGGCCTCGCTCGCCGGCGCGTGGCAGGGCGCGGTGGCGGGCTTCGGCGGCCTGCGCGACCACGGCGGCCAGCTGTCGTTCGCGCCCCGCCTGCCGCGGCAGCTCGGCAGCCTCAAGTTCCGCCTCGCCTTCCGCGGCACCCGCTTCCAGGTCGAGATCACCCACGACGAGGCGACGTACCACGTCCTGGAGGGCGAGCCCCTGGAACTGGTCCACCACGGCGAGCGCTTCACCGTGACGGACGCCCCGGTGAAACTGCCGATCCCGGCCATCGACCCCGGGGCGGCGCCGCACCAGCCCCTCGGGCGCGCCCCGGCGCGGCGGTCGCCGGATCGGGTCCGGCAGTTCGCTACTCAGCGGAAGTGACTGCGCCCCCATGTGGCGTTGGTTGCGTCCAACGCACCGAACGCCACATGGGGTGCGCTCAACGCACCGAACGCCACATTGGGGCGCTTCAGGCGGGCGGAGTGCCGTCGCCGAGGGGCTCTTCCGTGCCGGGCGGGCTGTCGACGTCCTTGGTCGAGGCGGGGGTGAGGTCCGGGCCGGGCACGGAGGGCACGTCCCCGCGCAGGCGCGTCGGATCGGGGAGGGCGGAGAGGTCGTCTTCCTCGTCGTCGCGGTGGTCGCGCGGGAAAAGGTCGCTGCGGGGGCTCATGGGTCCGGGATACCCGTTTTTCCCGGACCGCACCAGGGGATTCACGCGGCCGGACGCGAGTGCGCCTTCTGGGACGCCTTCGGCTGAGCGGACTTCGAGGAGGACTTCGGCCGGGACTTGCCGGGGCCGTCCAGGGTCAGCTGGTCCAGCAGGGTGAGCAGGAGCCCGTCGCGCGTCGACCACGGGCAGATGCTGACCGGGCCGCCCGCCACGGTCAGCAGCGCCTCCGCGACGACCGCGCCGCCCAGCGCCTGCTGCGCCCGCCGGCGGGTGATGCCGGGCAGCTTCGCGCGCCGCGACGACGGCATCGCGGCCAGCCGCGGGATCCACGCGCGCAGGTCGTCCAGGTACAGCTCGCGGGCCTTGCCCGGCCGGTCGCCCGCCAGGCGCGCGAGCTGCCGCAGCACCTTGGAGCAGCCGACCACCCGGTGGCCGGCGAACTCGGCCGTCACGTCGCCCAGTGCCTCGGTGACCTGCTCCAGCACGTACTCGCGCAGCGCCCGGACCATCTTGGACCGCACCGGCGGCTCGGCCGGCAGCCAGTCGCGCGTGACCGAGCGCGCGCCCAGCGGCAGCGAACGCGCGAACCCGGCGTGCTCGCCGTGGCCCGCGGCCAGCTCCACGGTGCCGCCGCCGATGTCCAGCACCAGCAGCGGGCCGCTCGCCGCGCCGTACCAGCGGCGCGCGCCGACGTACGCCAGCTCGGCCTCGCGCCGGCCGGAAAGGAACTGCAGCTCGACGCCGGTTTCGCGGGCGACGCGGCGGACCGCCTCGTGCACGTTCCCGGCGTCGCGGATGGAGGACGTGGCCAGC includes the following:
- a CDS encoding MFS transporter, producing MASTHSPERAASGTLALHLDRVGFSRAQFWVLMLILAGMFFDTLEQNSVGAMGANLKASLGITDTQLTTINTFTVLGGLAGRLAGGWLADRYGRRASLSLNLLLYTLGGLLSAVAVNYDMMLASRFVVGVGLGGEFTIGIAMLAEMVATRHRGALVATLNIGSGGVGNFLSYGLFFLLLGPLAPALGGDHLVWRWTFLFLALPALLVVLYRRRLPETPRFLLAKGRVEDANRSLAILASGSLKHTTETTAGGPLTTADVPVRQLKSSPAAVFARAVLPRTLSIGAASWMAFGAQVTLNFLMPTLLVERGYSISDSLLFTMIMNVGSLLGACAAAWLAGRVGRRGAVGCAGALGCVTAAAFAAFGDSTVLILVLGALFQFFTMITNTTLAVWSPELYPTSIRATGTSIVNGIGNIAGAVMPFLAVALFAAFGLTGVFGMVAVMYALLVLASRFAPETRARTLEQINEDAPA
- a CDS encoding ROK family transcriptional regulator, giving the protein MVGAGIPPVGTPAGMRKINQRAVLDLLRRGGPATRPQVAKDTGLSKPTVSQALLALESAGLARATGHTSTGTGRSAVLYEADPTAGYVLGVDIGREHLRVAVSDLGGTVVARRDARNTARSGSALVAAVGKLAGEIVAEAVLTAADIVVRVLGSPGVADPAKRCFRHAPNLPGWGRAGLLDDLEAALGPDLMVENDANLTAVGEGESGAARGASVFGCITIGTGVGMGLMVDGRVFRGATGAAGEIGYLPYGRMRSADEPGEPPARGHLEEATAAQSVVRGARELGLGTAKSAREVFRLAREGDELAQRAVEAEADRLAYTVASVAAVIDPELIVLGGGVGTAADLLLEPIDRALRAFTPLVPTVVQGELGDDAVLAGAISVGLRAAEGLVFERRS
- a CDS encoding PadR family transcriptional regulator, whose amino-acid sequence is MSLRHAVLGLLAEQPGSGYDLLKRFQTAMANVWSATQSQLYGELGKLEKASLIKVTDEGPRGRKEYEITEAGHEELRAWLLSPYDPPAPRSESLLRLYFLDAVSAEQAREYVAGMGEIGERRLEHLERIEADVDWDNASIYGRLALEWGKRFSRMQAEWAEWSVAQIGKAGGAAAADGGTGVEGD
- a CDS encoding GntR family transcriptional regulator; amino-acid sequence: MVAKSNSVVTVLRAEIIDGTIPAGTRLKEEAIATRFGVSRVPIREALLQLESEGFINTEKYKGATVSARSQQDVVELMQVRRGLEVLAATLAAEARGGDQAEHLRAVVARGRQAGEDRAVDQLPPLIMEFHEVVARASGNAELARMLDELLRRISWGFELEIEDRIDTSWADHAAIATAILGGSPVQAGYLMGEHILKDERIYHCQAAPSA
- a CDS encoding ArsR/SmtB family transcription factor; amino-acid sequence: MEPDRRLIDPERVAAAVAGLGDRAVIDEWAGRFAVVADPSRLALLVSIHYAREISVTDLAAATGMTDTAVSQALRLLRAHGLVTAHRDGRVVRYRLADATVHELIHHVRPHPDKPAEDGPAR
- a CDS encoding Ppx/GppA phosphatase family protein, with translation MRSIAGPAVGVLDVGSFGASLVVVEAGGSPLEPALTHQTRLRLDRELDDEGRLSRCGIDAISAAVEAATTTAARHGVTDVFPLATSSIRDAGNVHEAVRRVARETGVELQFLSGRREAELAYVGARRWYGAASGPLLVLDIGGGTVELAAGHGEHAGFARSLPLGARSVTRDWLPAEPPVRSKMVRALREYVLEQVTEALGDVTAEFAGHRVVGCSKVLRQLARLAGDRPGKARELYLDDLRAWIPRLAAMPSSRRAKLPGITRRRAQQALGGAVVAEALLTVAGGPVSICPWSTRDGLLLTLLDQLTLDGPGKSRPKSSSKSAQPKASQKAHSRPAA
- a CDS encoding ABC transporter substrate-binding protein; amino-acid sequence: METLRISATANGLNYLPEYLADTTGLFCDAGLSVTARACDPWTGVLDDLASGDADLALGGLWVPGMYAGTARALTVICQLNHQAPKAIVHRGAPDAFTLGDLAGKVVLAPGIGGSAPYAVTAGLIREAGADPDEVTFVRDLSTPMLVELFGAGLGDAIILDLVSALELEATGQGRIVFRNLEQGGIMPNSVYYCRTDRVEELRDRFTRLSAASTPRCSACPRHRRRRSTGSSPRAGRARTSGSCATPPVR
- a CDS encoding glycoside hydrolase family 65 protein, translating into MDVDALQRTESAFALSNGHIGFRGTLEEAEPRGLPGTYLNGFYEQHELPYAEAGYGYPEAGQTVVNVTEGKIIRLLVEDEPLDMRYGVADEHDRVLDFRTGTLRRTTVWSSPTGRRVRVTTERLVSFTQRAIAAIRYEVEPLDEDLQLVVQSDLLANEPVESETHDPRVAAALDSPLVGEFCHAADYEAVLVHRTRVSGLRMAAAMDHDIEVDDGIRTHIQAEDDLARLTVAVDVPKGGRLRITKYLAYGWSAQRSAPALRAQAEAALGGARKTGWDGLVEEQQQFLDDFWATSDIEIEGDPELQQAVRFALFHLLQAGARGESRAIPGKGLTGPGYDGHAFWDTETFVLPVLTYTTPDAARDALRWRHSTLDKARERATQLGLHGAAFPWRSINGAECSAYWPAGTAAFHVSADISDAVVRYLNATGDEDFERLHGAELLVETARMWASLGHFDRHGKFRIDGVTGPDEYSAVADNNIYTNLMARRNLLAAAEVCTRRPALAQELGADTTEVDTWRAAADAMVLPYDRELGIHPQSEGFLEHDEWDYAATEPDFYPLLLNFPYFDLYRKQVVKQADLVLALHLCGDSFSPEEKARDFAYYEARTVRDSSLSAGTQAVIAAEVGHLDLAYDYLAEAALTDLHDVHNNVRNGLHMASLAGAWQGAVAGFGGLRDHGGQLSFAPRLPRQLGSLKFRLAFRGTRFQVEITHDEATYHVLEGEPLELVHHGERFTVTDAPVKLPIPAIDPGAAPHQPLGRAPARRSPDRVRQFATQRK
- a CDS encoding HAD family hydrolase, producing MIGLPDTITACLFDLDGVLTGTAVLHREAWKRTFDEYLRTRDGESFREFTDQDYASFVDGRPRADGVREFLRSRGIELPEGTPDDAVDAPTVNGIGNRKNELVLKIIEERGVNPYPGSVRYLEKARDAGLRIAVVTSSANGAKVLDAADLTKFVEARVDGLVIRRDGLKGKPAPDSFLAGAKALGVTPEHAAVFEDAQSGVQAGKAGGFGFVVGVNRADQADELRAHGADIVVDDLGDLLEDK
- a CDS encoding carotenoid oxygenase family protein produces the protein MTTSDFQMTGGYAPVHDELTAYDLPVTGALPPELTGWYLRNGPNPRKASAHWFTGEGMIHGVRLEHGRAAWYRNRWVRTESFDRPEAVLYNADGSRNLRNGEANTHVVNHAGRTLALVESSLPYEITRELETAGPYDFGGELADSMTAHPKICPETGELHFFGYGSLTAPHVSYYRADAAGNLVVKQPIDVPGLTMMHDFALTREHVVFFDLPVVFDRASVGRGIPYSWNEAYGARLGVLRRDDPAGGVRWLAIDPCYVFHTLNAHDTADGRIVLHVVRYDHMFAAGRPQPDGTLWRWTIDPVAGTVTEDHLDDRRAEFPRIDDRLAGADSRFGHLTASRGPEERSSLLRHDLHTGSVEEHRFETGRIPGEAVFVPADETPGGAGWLLTYVYDATAGSSDLVVLDAQNVAAPPVATVHLPQRVPAGFHGNWLPDA